From the genome of Cedecea lapagei, one region includes:
- the dnaX gene encoding DNA polymerase III subunit gamma/tau has protein sequence MSYQVLARKWRPQTFADVVGQQHVLTALANGLSLGRIHHAYLFSGTRGVGKTSIARLLAKGLNCETGITATPCGVCDNCREIEQGRFVDLIEIDAASRTKVEDTRDLLDNVQYAPARGRFKVYLIDEVHMLSRHSFNALLKTLEEPPPHVKFLLATTDPQKLPVTILSRCLQFHLKALDLEQIRHQLEHILGEEKIVSEPRALQLLARAADGSLRDALSLTDQAIASGDGQVTTAAVSAMLGTLDDDQALSLIEAMVHADGQRVMALLNDAAARGVEWEALLVEMSALLHRVAMVQLSPSAIGSDMAAIEQRMRELARVVPPADVQLYYQTLLIGRKELPWAPDRRMGVEMTLLRALAFHPRKPLPEPEAPRQAASIPVVNPASHQPAARQQQAAAPPDREAPPLPDSTSQILQARSQLMRQQEADKAKKSEPAAQRPARPAKSSALERLASVTERVQSRPAPSALEKPAKPEAYRWKSQNPTEVAPEPVATPKALKKALEHEKTPELAQKLAEEAIERDEWAAEINKLVLPKLVQQLALNAWKEVDGNRVCLHLRPGQRHLNSPSAQKTLSDAMSSLHGEAIELTIIEDENLARRTPLEWRQAIYEEKLALAREAMIGDSNIQTLQRFFDAELDEDSIRPV, from the coding sequence ATGAGCTACCAGGTCTTAGCCCGCAAATGGCGCCCACAAACTTTTGCTGATGTTGTCGGCCAGCAACACGTACTGACCGCGCTGGCTAATGGTTTGTCGCTGGGCCGAATCCACCATGCGTACCTTTTTTCCGGCACCCGTGGGGTGGGGAAAACCTCGATCGCCCGTCTGCTGGCGAAAGGGCTGAATTGCGAAACTGGCATTACCGCAACGCCTTGTGGCGTCTGTGATAACTGCCGTGAAATAGAACAGGGTCGCTTTGTTGACCTGATTGAGATAGACGCCGCCTCGCGCACCAAAGTGGAAGACACTCGCGACCTGCTGGACAACGTTCAGTATGCGCCTGCCCGCGGCCGCTTTAAGGTCTACCTCATCGATGAAGTGCACATGCTCTCGCGCCACAGCTTTAACGCGCTGCTTAAGACGCTGGAAGAGCCGCCTCCGCACGTAAAATTCCTGCTGGCAACCACCGATCCGCAAAAGCTGCCGGTGACCATTCTCTCCCGCTGCCTGCAGTTCCACCTGAAAGCGCTGGACCTCGAACAGATCCGCCATCAGCTGGAGCACATCCTTGGCGAAGAGAAAATCGTTAGCGAACCCAGAGCGCTGCAGCTGTTAGCCCGAGCGGCAGACGGCAGCCTGCGTGATGCGCTGAGCCTCACCGATCAGGCTATCGCCAGCGGCGACGGCCAGGTCACTACGGCGGCGGTCAGCGCCATGCTGGGCACCCTGGACGATGACCAGGCGCTGTCGCTGATTGAGGCGATGGTCCATGCCGACGGGCAACGCGTCATGGCGCTGCTGAATGACGCGGCCGCGCGCGGCGTAGAGTGGGAAGCGCTGCTGGTGGAAATGTCTGCGCTGCTGCATCGTGTGGCGATGGTTCAGCTTTCGCCGTCCGCTATTGGCAGCGACATGGCGGCCATTGAACAGCGCATGCGCGAGCTCGCGCGCGTTGTCCCGCCCGCCGACGTACAGCTTTACTACCAGACGCTGCTCATCGGCCGTAAAGAGCTGCCCTGGGCGCCGGATCGCCGCATGGGCGTAGAAATGACGCTGCTGCGCGCGCTGGCTTTCCATCCGCGTAAACCGCTGCCTGAGCCAGAAGCACCGCGCCAGGCGGCAAGCATTCCGGTCGTTAATCCGGCCTCGCATCAGCCAGCGGCAAGGCAGCAGCAGGCGGCGGCGCCGCCGGACAGGGAGGCCCCTCCGCTGCCGGATTCCACCAGCCAGATCCTCCAGGCGCGCAGCCAGCTGATGCGCCAGCAGGAGGCTGATAAAGCAAAAAAGAGTGAGCCGGCAGCGCAACGACCAGCGCGGCCGGCAAAAAGCTCCGCACTGGAACGTTTGGCCTCGGTGACCGAACGCGTTCAGTCGCGCCCAGCGCCTTCGGCGCTTGAAAAACCAGCGAAGCCGGAAGCCTATCGCTGGAAATCACAGAATCCAACGGAGGTAGCGCCCGAGCCGGTCGCTACGCCAAAGGCGCTGAAAAAAGCGCTCGAACATGAAAAAACGCCGGAGCTGGCGCAGAAGCTGGCCGAAGAGGCCATCGAACGCGACGAGTGGGCGGCGGAAATTAATAAGCTGGTGCTGCCAAAACTGGTGCAGCAGCTGGCGCTTAACGCCTGGAAAGAGGTGGACGGTAACCGGGTTTGCCTGCATCTTCGCCCTGGCCAGCGTCACCTGAATTCGCCATCGGCGCAAAAAACGCTGTCAGATGCCATGAGTTCGCTCCATGGCGAAGCGATAGAACTGACTATTATTGAAGATGAGAATCTGGCACGCCGCACCCCGCTCGAGTGGCGTCAGGCTATCTATGAAGAGAAGCTGGCGCTGGCGCGTGAGGCGATGATCGGCGACAGCAATATTCAGACTCTGCAAAGATTCTTTGATGCCGAGCTGGATGAAGATAGTATTCGCCCTGTTTGA
- a CDS encoding YbaB/EbfC family nucleoid-associated protein produces MFGKGGLGNLMKQAQQMQEKMAQAQEEIANMEVTGESGAGLVKVTINGAHNCRRVEIDPSLMEDDKEMVEDLVAAAFNDAARRIGEAQKEKMAGVSNGMQLPPGFKMPF; encoded by the coding sequence ATGTTTGGAAAAGGCGGTCTGGGTAACCTGATGAAGCAGGCCCAGCAGATGCAGGAAAAAATGGCCCAGGCTCAGGAAGAAATCGCCAACATGGAAGTCACCGGCGAGTCCGGCGCGGGCCTGGTGAAAGTGACCATCAACGGGGCGCACAACTGCCGCCGTGTCGAAATCGACCCAAGCCTGATGGAAGACGACAAAGAGATGGTTGAAGACCTGGTTGCCGCCGCCTTCAACGATGCGGCGCGCCGTATTGGTGAAGCGCAGAAAGAGAAGATGGCCGGCGTTTCCAACGGCATGCAGCTGCCGCCGGGCTTTAAAATGCCATTCTGA
- a CDS encoding LysR family transcriptional regulator, which yields MQDLNDLWYFVQVVDNGGFSPASRVVGIPKSRLSRRIALLEERLETRLLQRSTRSFTVTEAGQIFYRHCKAMMIEAEAAQEAIDTLKSEPRGLIRLTCPITLLHVHVGDMLARFMSLYPQIVIQLEETNRRVDVQNENVDLAIRVRPLPLEDSDLVMRKLSTRSMCLVASPALVKRMGMPGTPTDLASWPSLARNRPQQTYRWCLFGPDQQEVIVHYQPRFITTDMIALREAALNGIGVVQLPKLMLNKHIERGTLVHVLPEWRARTEFIHVVFPSRRGQLPAVRALIDFLADSYQQLEED from the coding sequence ATGCAGGATTTAAACGATCTGTGGTACTTCGTGCAGGTGGTCGACAACGGCGGCTTTTCCCCCGCCAGCCGGGTGGTGGGCATTCCTAAGTCTCGCCTAAGCCGCCGCATTGCGCTGCTGGAGGAGCGGCTCGAGACTCGCCTGCTGCAGCGCTCAACGAGAAGCTTTACCGTTACGGAAGCCGGGCAAATTTTTTACCGCCACTGCAAGGCGATGATGATAGAGGCGGAGGCGGCACAGGAGGCCATCGACACGCTAAAATCCGAGCCGCGAGGGCTGATTCGCCTCACCTGCCCCATCACGCTTTTGCACGTCCACGTCGGCGATATGCTGGCGCGCTTTATGAGCCTTTATCCGCAGATTGTGATCCAGCTTGAGGAAACTAACCGGCGCGTGGACGTGCAGAACGAAAATGTCGATCTGGCTATTCGCGTGCGCCCTTTGCCGCTGGAGGACAGCGATCTTGTGATGCGCAAGCTGTCAACGCGCAGTATGTGCCTGGTCGCCAGCCCGGCTTTGGTCAAGCGCATGGGTATGCCCGGCACGCCCACGGATTTAGCCAGTTGGCCAAGCCTGGCGCGGAACAGGCCGCAGCAAACCTATCGCTGGTGCCTGTTTGGCCCGGATCAGCAGGAGGTGATCGTCCACTACCAGCCGCGATTTATCACCACGGACATGATTGCGCTTCGTGAGGCAGCGCTCAATGGCATTGGCGTCGTCCAGCTCCCAAAACTGATGCTTAACAAACATATTGAACGCGGGACGCTGGTGCATGTGCTGCCGGAATGGCGGGCCAGAACGGAATTTATTCACGTAGTCTTTCCCTCACGCCGCGGACAATTACCCGCCGTGCGGGCGCTGATTGATTTTCTGGCGGATAGCTACCAGCAGCTGGAAGAGGATTAG
- a CDS encoding pirin family protein, which produces MKSILGVYTAPASHWVGDGFPVRSMFSYSKFAEQLSPFLLLDYAGPAEFKPSNKGQRGVDQHPHRGFETVTIVYKGEVAHRDNAGNGGVIGPGDVQWMTAGSGILHEEYHSPAFSEAGGSLEMVQLWVNLPAKDKMTAPAYQPITDGDIPVVDLPDSAGKVRVIAGEFDGTKGPARTFSPMSIWDLRLNTRGVTQLALKDGWNTALVVLKGTVLVNGEEVAREAQLVVLDAKGDSVTLEANNDAVVLLISGEPLNEPVIGYGPFVMNTKEEIHQAIDDFNQGRFGKDIA; this is translated from the coding sequence ATGAAATCAATTCTTGGCGTCTATACCGCACCGGCTTCCCACTGGGTGGGCGATGGCTTCCCGGTTCGTTCGATGTTTTCATACTCAAAATTTGCCGAGCAGCTGAGCCCGTTCCTGCTGCTGGACTACGCAGGTCCGGCGGAGTTTAAGCCCAGCAATAAAGGGCAGCGCGGCGTGGATCAACACCCGCATCGCGGCTTTGAAACCGTAACCATCGTCTACAAAGGCGAAGTGGCGCATCGCGATAATGCGGGCAACGGCGGCGTGATTGGCCCGGGCGACGTGCAGTGGATGACCGCCGGGAGCGGCATCCTGCATGAAGAGTACCATTCTCCTGCTTTCAGCGAAGCGGGCGGCAGCCTGGAAATGGTTCAGCTGTGGGTCAATTTGCCGGCAAAAGACAAAATGACCGCGCCTGCATATCAGCCGATTACCGACGGTGATATTCCGGTAGTCGATTTGCCTGACAGCGCGGGCAAAGTCCGCGTGATCGCCGGTGAGTTTGACGGGACCAAAGGCCCGGCCAGAACCTTCTCGCCGATGAGTATTTGGGATTTGCGCCTGAATACGCGGGGCGTCACCCAGCTGGCGTTGAAAGATGGCTGGAACACGGCGCTGGTTGTGCTGAAAGGGACGGTGCTGGTTAACGGTGAAGAGGTCGCTCGCGAAGCGCAACTGGTGGTGCTGGATGCCAAAGGCGACAGCGTGACCCTTGAAGCCAACAATGATGCGGTGGTTCTGCTGATCAGCGGTGAACCTCTGAACGAGCCCGTCATCGGCTACGGTCCGTTCGTGATGAACACCAAAGAGGAAATTCATCAGGCGATCGATGATTTTAATCAGGGCCGCTTCGGCAAAGATATCGCGTAA
- the recR gene encoding recombination mediator RecR, with protein sequence MQTSPLLTALMESLRCLPGVGPKSAQRMAFALLQRDRSGGMRLAQALTRAMSEIGHCADCRTFTEQEVCSICSNPRRQENGLICVVESPADIHAIEQTGQFSGRYFVLMGHLSPLDGIGPNDIGLDRLEHRLASEPMKEVILATNPTVEGEATANYIAELCAQYGVEASRIAHGVPVGGELEMVDGTTLSHSLVGRHKIHF encoded by the coding sequence ATGCAAACCAGTCCTTTACTCACAGCCCTGATGGAATCCCTGCGCTGCCTGCCCGGCGTTGGCCCTAAATCTGCCCAGCGTATGGCATTTGCTCTGCTGCAGCGCGACCGCAGCGGCGGCATGCGTCTGGCCCAGGCGTTGACCCGCGCGATGTCCGAAATTGGCCACTGTGCGGACTGTCGTACCTTTACCGAGCAGGAAGTGTGTTCCATTTGTTCCAATCCCCGCAGGCAGGAAAACGGCCTGATCTGCGTGGTGGAAAGCCCGGCGGATATTCACGCCATCGAGCAAACCGGGCAGTTCTCTGGCCGCTATTTTGTCCTGATGGGGCATCTCTCACCGCTGGACGGCATTGGCCCGAACGATATCGGCCTGGACCGCCTTGAGCATCGCCTTGCCAGCGAGCCGATGAAAGAGGTTATTCTCGCCACTAACCCGACGGTGGAAGGTGAGGCGACCGCAAACTACATTGCTGAGCTGTGCGCCCAATACGGTGTAGAGGCCAGTCGTATCGCGCACGGCGTTCCGGTCGGCGGCGAACTTGAAATGGTGGATGGCACCACGCTGTCGCACTCGCTGGTGGGGCGTCATAAGATCCATTTCTGA
- a CDS encoding LysR substrate-binding domain-containing protein, with protein MNKTEQLNEPLRGQESHLPHDPPLRAARAFEAIARLGSVTLAARELAISPSAVSHQLKVLEDYLQQPLTQRQGRRLILSQQGRDYYRSIRVAFNVLRQATEHLVEQVQTRQVSISLIPLFGMGWFIPRLPTFMRANPQIEINVVYANHRNYLSDASDMSIRFGNGQWSGYQSEVLISGKMVPVCSREFLRLHGHIDTPGQLLQMPLLHDEERSTWQQWFIEQGVKRPLRRSGPLFEDGLLTLAGVQAGLGCALMREPLIAPYLESGELVKIFDLPIDDGRDYYLCIRQDGEMTQDGRLLQSWLQRAAGNEP; from the coding sequence ATGAATAAAACAGAACAATTGAATGAGCCTCTTCGCGGGCAGGAAAGCCACCTGCCCCACGATCCGCCGCTGCGTGCCGCGCGCGCTTTCGAGGCCATTGCCAGGCTGGGAAGCGTGACCCTGGCCGCCCGCGAGCTGGCGATTTCTCCCTCGGCGGTCAGCCATCAGCTAAAGGTGCTGGAGGATTATTTGCAGCAGCCGCTAACCCAGCGACAGGGGCGCAGGCTGATTCTGAGCCAGCAGGGACGGGACTACTATCGATCGATTCGCGTGGCCTTTAACGTGCTGCGCCAGGCGACGGAGCATCTGGTCGAGCAGGTACAGACCCGTCAGGTTTCAATCAGCCTGATCCCGCTGTTTGGCATGGGATGGTTTATCCCGCGGCTGCCAACTTTTATGCGCGCCAATCCGCAGATTGAGATCAACGTGGTGTACGCCAACCACCGCAACTACCTGAGCGACGCTTCCGATATGTCTATCCGTTTTGGCAACGGGCAGTGGTCAGGGTATCAAAGCGAAGTGTTGATTTCCGGGAAGATGGTCCCGGTGTGCAGCCGGGAATTTTTGCGGCTGCATGGCCATATAGATACGCCAGGCCAGCTGCTGCAGATGCCCCTGCTGCACGACGAAGAGCGCAGCACCTGGCAGCAGTGGTTTATTGAGCAGGGCGTGAAACGGCCGCTTCGCCGCAGCGGTCCGCTGTTTGAGGACGGGCTGCTAACGCTTGCCGGGGTTCAGGCGGGACTTGGCTGCGCGCTGATGCGCGAACCCTTGATAGCTCCCTACCTGGAGAGCGGGGAACTGGTGAAGATTTTTGATTTGCCCATCGATGACGGACGCGACTATTACCTTTGCATCCGCCAGGATGGAGAGATGACGCAGGACGGCAGGCTGCTGCAGTCCTGGCTGCAGCGCGCCGCGGGCAATGAGCCATAA
- a CDS encoding branched-chain amino acid ABC transporter permease, whose amino-acid sequence MDTFIQQLINGIMLGSIYALIALGYTMVYGILRIINFAHGDILMVGALTTLSAMKLFNHLFPAMPQLLQLAFALMIAMGVCALLAMAVERFAYRRLRNAPRLAPLISGIGVSVLLQTVAMIIWSRNPLMFPQILPMDPIAITAGSEAHPPAIITVTGIVTVALALVVMTGLWLLVEFTRLGRGMRAVAENPRVAMLMGVNPNTIIVLTFAIGGIFAALAGVMMASNYGNASFSMGFLPGIKAFTAAVLGGIGNIRGAMVGGILLGIVESLGAGYLGELTHGVFGSNYQDVFAFIVLILVLVFRPAGLLGERVAHRA is encoded by the coding sequence TTGGATACTTTCATACAACAGCTGATTAACGGCATCATGCTGGGCAGCATCTACGCGTTAATCGCGCTCGGCTATACCATGGTGTATGGCATTTTGCGCATCATTAACTTTGCCCATGGCGATATTTTAATGGTCGGTGCGCTGACCACGCTTTCGGCTATGAAGTTGTTTAATCATCTCTTTCCCGCCATGCCGCAGCTGCTTCAGCTGGCGTTCGCCCTGATGATTGCCATGGGGGTTTGCGCCCTGCTGGCGATGGCCGTCGAGCGTTTCGCCTATCGTCGCCTGCGCAACGCACCGCGCCTGGCACCGCTGATCTCCGGTATTGGCGTCTCGGTGCTTTTGCAGACCGTGGCGATGATTATCTGGTCCCGTAACCCGCTTATGTTCCCGCAAATTCTGCCTATGGACCCGATCGCCATTACCGCAGGGAGCGAAGCGCATCCACCGGCGATTATTACCGTTACCGGCATCGTCACCGTGGCGCTTGCGCTGGTCGTGATGACCGGGCTGTGGCTGCTCGTTGAATTCACTCGTCTGGGGCGAGGAATGCGCGCCGTGGCGGAAAACCCGCGAGTTGCCATGCTGATGGGCGTTAACCCAAACACGATTATTGTCCTCACCTTTGCCATCGGCGGCATCTTCGCCGCGCTGGCGGGCGTGATGATGGCCAGCAACTATGGCAACGCCAGCTTCTCGATGGGCTTCTTGCCGGGCATTAAGGCGTTTACCGCCGCCGTGCTGGGCGGGATTGGCAATATCCGCGGCGCGATGGTGGGCGGGATCCTGCTGGGGATCGTTGAATCTCTTGGCGCAGGCTATCTCGGGGAGCTGACTCACGGCGTCTTTGGCAGCAACTATCAGGATGTCTTTGCCTTTATCGTGCTGATTCTGGTGCTGGTCTTCCGGCCGGCGGGTCTGCTGGGTGAACGCGTGGCGCACAGGGCCTAA
- a CDS encoding branched-chain amino acid ABC transporter permease has translation MTTVSLQTPAVTRKFWSGMTLFCLSLLIAPIVASQLGGNYWVRVIDFALLYIMLALGLNIVVGYTGLLDMGFIAFYAVGAYMAALLASPHLLEVFPALAIWFPDGLHTSYLLIIPAAALVAAICGILLGAPTLKLRGDYLAIVTLGFGEIIRILMRNLDRPVNITNGAKGITGVDTVNLFGLKFSGVYHWFGFKVPALWLWYYLLMLFIVAIIFVCLRLQHSRIGRAWHAIREDEDVARAMGINVRNYKLLAFALGASFGGVAGALFGAFQGFVSPESFTLQESIAVLAMVVLGGMGHIPGVILGAVLLTALPELLRSQAAPVQQALFGSVPIDPEILRQLFYGLALVLVMLLRPAGIWPARHGGAKA, from the coding sequence ATGACAACCGTATCTCTGCAGACACCTGCCGTAACGCGTAAGTTCTGGTCAGGCATGACCCTCTTCTGCCTTTCCCTGCTGATAGCGCCGATTGTCGCCAGCCAGCTGGGAGGCAACTACTGGGTGCGCGTCATCGACTTCGCGCTGCTCTACATCATGCTGGCGCTGGGGCTGAATATTGTGGTCGGTTATACCGGCCTGCTGGACATGGGGTTTATCGCTTTTTACGCGGTGGGCGCCTATATGGCGGCGCTCCTTGCCTCTCCCCATCTGCTGGAGGTTTTTCCTGCGCTTGCCATCTGGTTTCCCGATGGGCTGCATACCTCGTATCTGCTGATTATTCCCGCTGCTGCGCTGGTCGCCGCGATTTGCGGCATTCTGCTCGGCGCGCCAACGCTGAAATTGCGTGGGGACTATCTGGCGATTGTGACCCTCGGCTTCGGCGAAATCATTCGTATCCTGATGCGTAATCTCGATCGCCCGGTAAACATCACCAACGGCGCGAAAGGCATTACCGGCGTGGATACCGTCAACCTGTTTGGCCTGAAGTTCAGCGGCGTGTACCACTGGTTCGGCTTCAAGGTGCCGGCCCTGTGGCTGTGGTATTACCTGCTGATGTTGTTCATTGTGGCGATCATCTTCGTCTGTCTGCGGCTGCAGCATTCCCGTATTGGCCGCGCCTGGCACGCCATCCGTGAAGATGAAGACGTGGCCCGGGCGATGGGCATCAACGTTCGTAACTATAAGCTGCTTGCCTTTGCGCTGGGGGCGTCGTTTGGCGGCGTGGCGGGCGCGCTATTCGGCGCTTTCCAGGGCTTCGTTTCTCCGGAGTCTTTCACCCTGCAGGAATCCATTGCCGTGCTGGCGATGGTGGTGCTTGGGGGGATGGGCCATATTCCAGGGGTTATCCTCGGGGCCGTGCTCCTTACCGCGCTGCCTGAGCTGCTGCGCAGCCAGGCGGCGCCGGTCCAGCAGGCGTTATTCGGCAGCGTGCCGATCGACCCTGAAATTTTGCGCCAGCTTTTCTACGGACTGGCGCTGGTGCTGGTCATGCTTCTGCGCCCGGCGGGCATCTGGCCCGCCCGCCACGGAGGGGCAAAGGCATGA
- a CDS encoding ABC transporter ATP-binding protein — MSLLTVRNMSKRFGGLTAVDNVSLSINRGEIYGLIGPNGAGKTTCFNLITGLYPADSGEFSIDDNPYFPEKIEKVTAAGIARTFQNVRLFNGMSVLENVMVGRHVRTRNGLWAALTRYKRAREEEAGSREMAWHWLEYTGIAKFAHYRACDLAYGHQRRLEIARALATDPLLLALDEPAAGMNAVEKAALSELLCRLRDDGKTLLIIEHDVKLIMGICDRLTVLDYGKTLACGTPEKVRHDPAVIAAWLGGSAHV, encoded by the coding sequence ATGAGTCTGTTAACCGTACGCAATATGTCCAAACGCTTCGGCGGCCTGACGGCGGTCGACAACGTTTCGCTGTCGATTAACCGCGGAGAAATTTATGGACTTATCGGGCCGAACGGCGCCGGGAAAACCACCTGTTTTAACCTGATCACCGGGCTTTATCCGGCAGACAGCGGCGAGTTTAGCATCGACGATAACCCTTATTTTCCGGAGAAAATTGAAAAAGTGACGGCGGCGGGTATCGCCCGCACGTTCCAGAACGTTCGCCTGTTCAATGGGATGTCGGTGCTGGAGAACGTGATGGTGGGCCGCCATGTGCGCACGCGCAACGGTCTGTGGGCTGCACTGACCCGCTACAAACGTGCCCGTGAGGAAGAGGCCGGGAGCCGTGAAATGGCCTGGCATTGGCTGGAGTATACCGGCATTGCGAAATTTGCCCACTACCGCGCCTGCGACCTGGCTTACGGTCATCAGCGTCGTCTTGAAATCGCGCGAGCGCTGGCGACAGACCCGCTGCTGCTGGCGCTTGATGAGCCCGCCGCCGGCATGAACGCCGTGGAAAAGGCCGCGCTGAGCGAGCTGCTGTGCCGCCTTCGCGATGACGGCAAAACGCTGCTGATTATTGAACATGACGTAAAGCTGATCATGGGGATCTGCGACCGGCTGACGGTTCTGGATTACGGCAAAACCCTGGCCTGCGGTACGCCAGAGAAAGTACGGCACGATCCCGCCGTCATTGCCGCATGGCTCGGAGGAAGCGCCCATGTCTGA
- a CDS encoding ABC transporter ATP-binding protein, with protein sequence MSELLKVERLEVHYGGIQAVRDLSFTLQEGEQATLIGANGAGKSSTVRAITGLESFNGNIEFGGRSVRRQKADRLLRSGLVMVPEGRGIFARMTVLENLQMGAWLRRDAANIRQEMAEIFDRFPRLAERQHQLAGLLSGGEQQLLALNRALLSRPRLLILDEPSMGLAPKMVENVFQVISGLRSRGVALLLIEQNARLALEVCDKAWVMDSGSFVHHGDAKAMLADERLAQIYLGEIPV encoded by the coding sequence ATGTCTGAACTGCTTAAGGTGGAGCGTCTGGAGGTGCATTACGGCGGTATTCAGGCCGTACGCGATCTCTCTTTTACCTTACAAGAAGGCGAGCAGGCCACGCTGATTGGCGCCAACGGTGCAGGTAAAAGCTCGACCGTAAGGGCCATTACCGGGCTGGAATCCTTCAACGGCAACATCGAGTTCGGCGGCCGTTCGGTTCGCAGGCAAAAAGCCGACAGGCTGCTGCGCAGCGGCCTGGTTATGGTGCCGGAGGGGCGCGGTATTTTCGCCCGAATGACGGTGCTGGAAAACCTGCAGATGGGCGCCTGGCTGAGACGTGATGCTGCCAACATCCGGCAGGAAATGGCGGAGATTTTCGACCGTTTCCCACGGCTGGCAGAGCGTCAGCACCAGCTTGCGGGCCTGCTTTCCGGTGGCGAACAGCAGCTTCTGGCCCTGAATCGCGCTCTGCTTAGTCGCCCACGCCTGCTGATCCTCGATGAGCCGTCGATGGGGCTGGCGCCAAAAATGGTGGAAAACGTTTTCCAGGTCATTAGCGGCCTGCGTTCGCGCGGCGTTGCTCTGCTGCTTATTGAGCAAAATGCCCGTCTGGCGCTGGAGGTCTGTGATAAAGCCTGGGTGATGGACAGCGGCAGTTTTGTTCATCACGGCGATGCTAAAGCGATGCTGGCCGACGAACGCCTCGCGCAGATTTATTTGGGTGAAATACCCGTTTAA
- a CDS encoding branched-chain amino acid ABC transporter substrate-binding protein produces the protein MKTLKISALSAVVLLGGLASSGARAAGSETVVIGLAGPLTGPSARIGKDLENGALLAIDDINKQHPTLGGKAVTFKLQSEDDQSDPRTAVAVAQRLVDSGVAGVVGHWNTGTSIPAARVYHDAGIAQVAPVATGHAYTKQGFDTSFRVMGHDDDGGQFAGQYAVNTLKAKRIAVIDDRTAFGQGLADEFIKSLEAQGVKIVDRQYVDDKTVDFSAVLTAIRSKNADLVFFGGVDSQAAPLARRIKQLGMNATLMGAGGFVSQTFLQLAQKEGEGVVALEPGLPVDQMPGGKAFEQAYQSRYHTHIELHAPFAYDATRVLVAAMEKADSAEPSKYLPVLRAISYSGVTGQIAFDSEGNLKSPSFTVYKVVDGKWQPQTVLGGAKTK, from the coding sequence ATGAAAACATTAAAAATTAGTGCATTAAGTGCCGTTGTTTTACTCGGCGGTCTGGCTTCTTCCGGCGCGCGGGCGGCGGGCAGCGAAACCGTGGTTATCGGCCTGGCAGGCCCGCTGACCGGCCCGTCTGCCCGTATCGGTAAAGATCTGGAGAACGGCGCGCTGCTGGCGATCGACGACATCAACAAGCAGCACCCGACCCTCGGCGGCAAAGCCGTAACCTTCAAGCTGCAGTCCGAAGACGATCAGTCCGATCCGCGCACCGCGGTTGCCGTGGCGCAGCGTCTGGTAGACAGCGGCGTGGCTGGCGTTGTCGGCCACTGGAATACCGGCACCAGCATTCCGGCGGCGCGGGTCTACCACGATGCGGGGATTGCGCAGGTTGCGCCGGTGGCGACCGGCCATGCCTATACCAAACAGGGTTTTGACACCAGCTTCCGCGTGATGGGCCACGACGACGACGGTGGCCAGTTTGCCGGTCAGTACGCGGTGAATACCCTGAAAGCCAAACGCATTGCGGTGATCGACGACCGTACCGCCTTCGGCCAGGGTCTGGCAGATGAGTTTATTAAATCGCTGGAAGCGCAGGGCGTGAAGATTGTAGACCGCCAGTATGTCGACGATAAAACCGTGGACTTTAGCGCTGTTCTGACGGCGATCCGCAGTAAAAACGCCGACCTGGTCTTCTTCGGCGGCGTGGACAGCCAGGCGGCACCGCTTGCTCGTCGTATCAAACAGCTGGGGATGAACGCCACCCTGATGGGCGCGGGCGGTTTTGTCAGCCAGACCTTCCTGCAGCTGGCACAAAAAGAAGGTGAGGGCGTTGTCGCGCTGGAGCCAGGCCTGCCGGTTGACCAGATGCCGGGCGGCAAGGCCTTTGAGCAGGCGTATCAGTCTCGTTACCACACCCATATCGAGCTGCATGCGCCGTTCGCCTATGACGCCACCCGCGTGCTGGTGGCCGCCATGGAAAAAGCGGACTCGGCAGAACCGTCCAAATATCTGCCTGTCCTGCGCGCCATCAGCTACTCCGGCGTGACCGGGCAGATCGCGTTTGATAGCGAAGGTAACCTGAAGTCGCCATCCTTTACCGTCTACAAAGTTGTCGATGGCAAATGGCAGCCGCAGACCGTGCTGGGCGGCGCAAAAACGAAGTAA